In Arachis hypogaea cultivar Tifrunner chromosome 2, arahy.Tifrunner.gnm2.J5K5, whole genome shotgun sequence, a genomic segment contains:
- the LOC112743008 gene encoding translocase of chloroplast 120, chloroplastic: MEEVEVFQEAMEPKDHLDDQEVKDNHGDAVVDKGDDAATVNASPLTVLDEAPSAAQNTDKFEESIGVAEESAQDNEKVELVASDEVGKVGQEPPDSVHLDGVDSGGTGREVSCDESSNIIDDGLQRSELNGVQEQSDLNTDEETVAQENGAMVDVDSGLVSEKSEDEDSGFVTPRENGGVIWENRSTEKVDDVVPEPNTESEFNKMSNQDFDAGDLKESNFDPEFRGNNTKEQLNASAMPYSESQDNAGEEVHENSALRNSELPEEVITDLKDNTLDIDINNEGTAGDEISSSFGQSTKCKDYNNVDANDSKAGSDSEDQEAVGEIGGTSPDIHDAMEDRELIQATGSSSSLQNSTADEIPVQITAADLKGLKDDRSQVSAVDNHGDQGLSSVAGEHEKIQEINAKEKETTQATRDQNSEVASSSGKPVAASNPPVRPAGLGRTAPLLEPTPRTVPQPRTNGTVSNTQSRQTEDSSNGETEEYDETREKLQMIRVKFLRLAHRLGQTPHNVVVAQVLYRLGLAEQLRGRNGGRVGAFSFDRASAMAEQLEAAGQEPLDFSCTIMVLGKTGVGKSATINSIFDEVKFNTDAFQTGTKKVQDVVGTVQGIKVRVIDTPGLLPSWSDQRHNEKILHSVKRFINKTPPDIVLYLDRLDMQSRDFSDMPLLRTITEMFGPSIWFNAIVVLTHAASAPPDGPNGTASSYDMFVTQRSHVVQQAIRQAAGDMRLMNPVALVENHSACRINRAGQRVLPNGQIWKPHLLLLSFASKILAEANALLKLQDSPPGKPYTARARAPPLPFLLSSLLQSRPQLKLPEEQFGDEDSLDDDLDESSDSDDETEPDDLPPFKRLTKAQVGQLSRAQKKAYFDELEYREKIFMKKQLKEEKKQRRMLKKMAESTKELPSDPNENVEDESGGAASVPVPMPDLALPASFDSDNPTHRYRYLDSSNQWLVRPVLETHGWDHDVGYEGLNVERLFVLKEKMPLSFSGQVTKDKKDANVQMEVATSLKYGEGKATSLGFDMQTVGKDLAYTLRSETKFSNFRRNMATAGLSFSLLGDALSAGVKVEDKFVASKRFKVVIAGGAMAGRGDVAYGGSLEAHLRDKDYPLGRSLSTLGLSVMDWHGDLAVGCNLQSQIPVGRYTNLVARANLNNRGAGQVSIRLNSSEQLQIALIGLIPLLKKMVGYPQQLQFGQ, translated from the coding sequence ATGGAGGAGGTTGAAGTTTTCCAGGAGGCAATGGAGCCAAAAGATCATTTGGATGATCAGGAAGTAAAGGACAATCATGGAGATGCTGTTGTTGATAAAGGAGATGATGCTGCCACAGTTAATGCTTCCCCTTTAACTGTGCTTGATGAAGCTCCTAGTGCTGCACAGAATACGGATAAATTTGAGGAGTCTATTGGGGTTGCTGAGGAATCTGCCCAAGACAATGAGAAGGTTGAACTAGTTGCTAGCGATGAGGTGGGCAAAGTTGGGCAGGAACCACCTGATAGTGTTCATCTAGATGGAGTTGATTCTGGAGGAACTGGAAGAGAAGTATCTTGTGATGAATCTTCCAATATCATTGATGATGGTTTACAAAGGAGTGAGTTAAATGGCGTACAGGAGCAGTCTGACTTAAATACTGACGAAGAGACAGTTGCTCAGGAGAATGGTGCCATGGTGGATGTAGACTCTGGTTTAGTCAGTGAGAAGTCTGAAGATGAGGATTCTGGATTCGTGACCCCAAGAGAAAATGGTGGTGTAATCTGGGAAAACAGGAGCACAGAGAAGGTAGATGATGTTGTTCCTGAGCCCAATACAGAATCTGAATTCAATAAGATGTCAAACCAGGATTTTGATGCTGGGGATTTGAAGGAGAGTAACTTTGATCCTGAATTCAGAGGCAACAACACAAAAGAACAGTTGAATGCTTCAGCTATGCCTTATAGCGAATCTCAAGATAATGCAGGTGAAGAAGTACATGAAAATTCAGCACTTAGAAATTCTGAACTTCCAGAGGAAGTGATTACAGATTTGAAGGATAATACCCTTGACATCGATATAAACAATGAGGGTACAGCTGGTGATGAAATTAGTTCATCTTTTGGTCAGAGTACCAAATGCAAAGATTACAACAATGTTGATGCTAATGATAGTAAAGCTGGATCAGATTCAGAGGACCAGGAAGCAGTTGGTGAAATAGGAGGAACTTCTCCCGACATACATGACGCCATGGAGGATAGGGAACTGATACAAGCTACTGGAAGCTCATCCTCATTGCAAAATTCTACTGCTGATGAGATACCAGTTCAGATTACTGCAGCTGATTTAAAAGGTCTTAAGGATGACCGATCTCAGGTTTCTGCTGTAGATAATCATGGAGATCAAGGATTATCATCTGTGGCCGGGGAGCATGAAAAGATACAGGAGATCAATGCAAAAGAGAAGGAAACCACTCAGGCCACTAGAGACCAAAACAGTGAGGTTGCCTCCTCATCTGGAAAGCCTGTTGCTGCTAGCAACCCTCCAGTTCGTCCAGCTGGCCTTGGTCGTACAGCACCATTATTGGAACCTACCCCAAGGACAGTGCCACAGCCTCGTACAAATGGCACTGTATCTAATACACAGTCCCGACAAACAGAAGATTCCTCAAACGGTGAGACTGAGGAGTATGACGAGACTCGTGAGAAGCTTCAGATGATTAGGGTAAAATTTTTACGGTTGGCTCATAGGCTTGGGCAGACACCCCATAATGTTGTTGTAGCACAGGTTTTATATAGACTGGGCCTGGCTGAGCAACTCAGGGGGCGGAATGGTGGTCGAGTTGGTGCATTTAGTTTTGATCGTGCAAGTGCAATGGCTGAGCAACTTGAAGCAGCAGGTCAGGAGCCACTTGATTTCTCTTGTACAATAATGGTTCTTGGAAAGACAGGAGTTGGTAAGAGTGCAACAATCAATTCTATATTTGATGAGGTTAAATTTAATACTGATGCTTTTCAAACTGGAACAAAAAAGGTTCAGGATGTTGTGGGAACAGTGCAGGGCATTAAGGTACGTGTGATAGATACACCAGGACTTTTACCTTCCTGGTCTGACCAACGACATAATGAGAAGATTCTGCACTCTGTCAAGCGCTTTATTAATAAAACACCACCAGATATTGTGCTCTATCTTGATAGGTTAGACATGCAGAGCCGTGATTTTAGTGATATGCCACTATTGCGCACAATTACTGAGATGTTTGGACCTTCAATATGGTTCAATGCTATTGTTGTTCTGACTCATGCAGCATCTGCTCCTCCTGATGGCCCAAATGGTACTGCTTCCAGTTATGACATGTTTGTCACACAGCGCTCTCATGTTGTGCAGCAAGCCATTCGTCAAGCAGCTGGAGATATGCGTCTAATGAATCCTGTAGCATTGGTGGAGAACCACTCTGCATGCAGAATAAATAGGGCTGGCCAGAGAGTGTTGCCTAATGGCCAGATTTGGAAGCCTCATCTGTTACTCTTGTCTTTTGCCTCAAAAATTCTGGCTGAAGCAAATGCCCTTCTAAAGTTACAAGATAGTCCACCTGGAAAGCCTTACACTGCTCGAGCAAGAGCACCACCTTTACCATTTCTTTTGTCATCCCTTCTTCAGTCAAGGCCACAATTAAAGTTGCCAGAGGAGCAGTTTGGTGATGAGGACAGTCTTGATGACGACCTTGATGAGTCATCTGATTCTGATGATGAAACAGAACCTGATGACTTGCCACCATTTAAACGTTTGACGAAGGCCCAGGTGGGACAATTGTCTAGAGCTCAGAAAAAGGCATATTTTGATGAGTTGGAGTACCgagaaaaaatttttatgaagaaACAATTGAAGGAAGAGAAAAAGCAACGGAGGATGTTGAAGAAAATGGCAGAATCAACAAAGGAGCTGCCAAGTGATCCTAACGAAAATGTTGAAGATGAAAGTGGTGGTGCAGCTTCTGTTCCTGTTCCCATGCCAGATTTGGCCTTGCCGGCTTCTTTCGATTCTGATAATCCCACTCATCGGTATCGGTATCTTGATTCATCCAATCAGTGGCTTGTAAGACCTGTCCTAGAAACTCATGGATGGGATCATGATGTGGGTTATGAAGGATTAAATGTAGAAAGATTGTTTGTTCTTAAAGAGAAGATGCCATTATCTTTCAGTGGTCAGGTTACCAAGGATAAAAAGGATGCTAATGTTCAAATGGAAGTTGCCACTTCTCTTAAGTATGGAGAAGGGAAAGCAACTTCGTTAGGCTTTGATATGCAGACTGTTGGGAAGGACTTAGCTTATACATTGCGAAGTGAGACAAAATTTAGTAACTTCAGGAGAAATATGGCTACTGCTGGTCTCTCATTTTCTCTCCTGGGTGATGCCCTGTCAGCTGGAGTTAAAGTTGAAGACAAATTTGTTGCCAGTAAACGATTCAAGGTGGTTATTGCTGGTGGTGCAATGGCAGGGCGTGGTGATGTTGCTTATGGTGGCAGTTTGGAGGCCCATTTGAGAGATAAAGATTATCCTCTTGGGAGGTCTTTGTCAACACTGGGGCTTTCTGTTATGGACTGGCATGGTGATCTTGCTGTTGGTTGCAATTTACAATCACAAATCCCAGTTGGTCGGTATACAAACCTTGTTGCCAGGGCCAATTTGAACAACCGAGGTGCAGGACAAGTCAGCATTAGGTTAAATAGTTCAGAGCAGCTTCAAATTGCTTTGATTGGTCTCATCCCTCTACTTAAGAAGATGGTTGGTTATCCTCAACAATTGCAGTTTggacaatga